A window of Daucus carota subsp. sativus chromosome 2, DH1 v3.0, whole genome shotgun sequence genomic DNA:
AGTTTTCCAGCATTCCACCCTTTTCCTTCTTCTGGAGCTTTCGCTTTGCTGCATTCCAGTGATTTTTGACGGAGTTTGCACTCCGTCCTGGAAGTCTTTTTGCAATTTCTACCCATTTGTTCCCATGTATTTTATGAGCTTCAACAAACACCCTCTCTTCTTCATCCGTCCATGAATCCTTCTTCTGAAATCACCTCACCAGCAATATAAAGaggaaataattaaaatagatttgTGTGAAGATTAAGCACAAGTCATAGTAAAAAAAGGAACTCAGATTTTCAAATTGCTACTCCCTCCGGCCCAGCCAATAATATACATTGGGGGAAGGGGACGCGCggcacggattttaatgctTTAATAATGTATAGTTCTGcaacaatttatatttttatagagaaaaagaaaatgttaaaaataatttaaagaattatattttataagagccttaaaatggtGCCGAGCCGTGAAAAacaaacgtatacaattgaatgggacagagggagtacaagttaTGACTTTATGGATATTTCTAGAAGGTACAACAGAATCGAACAATTGCACTGAGCAAAGAAGCAACTAGGAGCTTGAAATTAATATGCATATCAGAATAATTTGTGCTGAttgtgtttaaaataaatagatgAACATTCATAAACCCTACATCCGTTCATTTACTAGATGGGGAAAGCATAGCAGACATTGCCTAGACATTAAGATATATGTTTCCATATAAACATTGCACCATATATAGATGAGCAACCTTGACATTAGGGCATAGATGGTGACTCCATCTATAACTACACTGGACGCTATCACGACCATCCATCTCCTGGGAAATCTGAGACCATTTCCCTGCTCCATGTTTACTCACTAAGCTCAGCAACATCCTTCAACATTACAAAAATCTACAATTATTCTTCGGAACTAGAACatatataaaagaatatttCACGCTTCGGAACTACAATTAGTGCCTATTAAAGTATAGCTAAATTAAGAGAGAAAGAGGAGTACTACCTGTCCTCTTCAGTAGTCCAGTATCGTCTTTTACGACTTGGAGCCTCATTCATCACTTTCCCTTGTGCAGACTCATTAATTTCTTCATTTTGTTCACCATCACCTAAGATTGGAATATTTGTCATGTTCTGATTTTCACTTCCAGCAATCAAAACATTATTTGTAATTTCATAATTGTCACCAGGACCCGTATCATTGAGCCAACTAGAAAAATCTTCCAATTCAAAGTCAGTGTAATCATCAATTGGAGGTTGATGCTCAGAAGGAAACTCAGAAAAGGGTATTTCCCTGATCTGATCTTCTGATTTATGGTTAGGGGACAAAGaagattgataatgattttttgGAGAATTAACTCCGCCAGGAAGGACTTCACCTCCAGCACCTTGTTTTTCCATGGGCAAGATTTGAATCAAAGTAATAAGAGAGAAAACTTGttaatgtgtgtgtatatgggGGGTGTGTATATGAAATGAAGGAGATGGATATGAGAGTGTATATGAAATGAAGGAGATGGATATGAGATGGGTAGCTCCTCGAGTGTAACGCTACTTGTAAAGTTGAACCTAATAAATTACTAgccattgatttttttttcatctaACAATCCATATCTTAAGATCTAATCTTTTCTCGTGTAATGCTCCTCATGTCTTAAGATAAGATGATATCTTACGTCAGTGTAATACTTCTGATGAATGAAAACCTGATTAGCCACCAACTTGTTGAAtgagtttttcttttattttttttaaatagatatAGATCCTTTAGTAATGTCTgtcattattcatatttaaacacttgatattatttcatatttaaacacttgatattattttctaatagtCCTGAACCTTTTGactatgtatataaattttaattaaataaatttttaaatattaggaAAACATATATGACTAATAAATTactattatatagttatatatgtgtgcttAGAATTTACAAAGAAATATGGCCCGCTAATCATGCGAGAATCGTGTCAGAAAATTTTTCGCTTTATTCAtcatataaatatgtattgtAAACTAATATATAACATGGTGTTGTCCAAAATATAGTtacaaaagatttttttaattttatataatcaatttataattatgtgtctgtttttaattttattgtgaattcatttttatttatgttcATGTCGAAAAATCATTTCAATGAATCTAAATCGACTTTAACCAAATGTCATGGTTTCTTTTGAATATGTTGGTCAGTGTGAATAACCCATCACTAGTTATTAGATAATCTTTCCACCTTCAACTAGCTCTCCtcaatacaaaatttatatataatttttctattatattttgtttgttaaggatATAGAAAAATTGTTCTTTTTAGGATTTCAAAAATGTATTGTGtcctcaaatattaatatatatatgtgggtGTGTGTGTcggattatatattatttaatatatcttCCATGATTAAGCAGTACCACGCATCTTTCTAGCTCTTTAGCTTTTTCCTTCATATCCcaataaaattaattctatatgtaaacatgttacaaaataagttatattaaatatttgattaaatatttacaatttgaGGGATCACTATTATCATTTGTACTCAAATCCATATAATGGGATGAATAAGGGCCATATAATTGGGTAGGAGATCAATTTCCAGCATTCTAAAAGATCACATCTACACATACAAagacaataaaaaaaatgtcaatgTTGATACTCtattaaatttaagtaattatactatagtgtatatatatatatatatatatatatatatatatatatatatatatatatcttggtGCTTGGTGCTGCTCGGCACTctatacaaaataatattttattctcagcaagtaaaataatattttcttttcaaaacaatcatctaattaaataaagaaatttgGGAGAAATGTTTTTGAGAAAATCTTACTCACACTAAACAATATacaattaaataaacaattaaaagaAAGAACATAGTGTACTCACAAAATTGAACTCTGAGCACTAAAAGAATTGATATTGGTCCCTCCTCTATGATACGATATGGATGGATGAACTAGCATGTCTCAAGTATAATATGCTTCTAAAATCACCTCACCAGCAATATTAATAGATgggaaataattaaaatagatttgTGTGAGGATTAAGCACAAGTTACAACAAGTTATGACCGTATGGATGTTTTTAGCAGGTATCACAGAATTGAACAAGCACTGAGCAAAGAAGCAACTAGGAGCAtgatattaatatgtatatttcaTCAGAATGATTTGTATGCTGTATTTAAATGGGTGAACATGCATAAACCCTACATCGGTCTACTTACTAAATGGGGAAAACATacagaaacaaaaaatatagtagGAGAGAAAACACAGCATACActgattaaaattaaaatcccattaatatacaaattaaacaACGTAAATGAACTAAGATATAtgtttctatataatatatagatgaGAAACATTGACATTAGGGCATAGATGGTGACTCCATCTATAACTGCAATGTGCTCTATCACGACTATACTTTGCATATTGCAGACTCCTTGATTTCTTCATTCCGTTAACAATCATTTAAGATTTGAATATTTGTCATGTTCTGATTTTCACTTACAACAATCAAAACATTATTTGTATTTTCATAAATGTCACGAGGACCCCTGTCATTGAGCCAATTAGCAAAGTCCTCCAAGTTAAAGTCAGTGTAATCAATTGGAGTTTGATGCTCAGAAGGAAAGTCGGAAAAGGGGGTATTTCCCAGATCTGATCTTCTGAAGGATGGGGACAAAGTAGGTTGATAATGATTTTTCGGAGAATTAACTCCGTCAAGAAAAAATCCACCTCCATCACCTTGTTTTTCCATGGGTAAGATATGAATTAAAGTGACGAGAGAAAACTTttaatgtgtttatatatacggGCGTGTGTTTGTGAAATCAAGAATTTGGACAAAAAGAGATTATGTAGAGCTTTTGGTTAATCTAATTATTGTATGGTTATATGGTGAAGATGGTGTATGA
This region includes:
- the LOC108207448 gene encoding transcription factor MYB119-like yields the protein MEKQGAGGEVLPGGVNSPKNHYQSSLSPNHKSEDQIREIPFSEFPSEHQPPIDDYTDFELEDFSSWLNDTGPGDNYEITNNVLIAGSENQNMTNIPILGDGEQNEEINESAQGKVMNEAPSRKRRYWTTEEDRMLLSLVSKHGAGKWSQISQEMDGRDSVQCSYRWSHHLCPNVKKKDSWTDEEERVFVEAHKIHGNKWVEIAKRLPGRSANSVKNHWNAAKRKLQKKEKGGMLENYVNSTILKGTDT